One segment of Theobroma cacao cultivar B97-61/B2 chromosome 9, Criollo_cocoa_genome_V2, whole genome shotgun sequence DNA contains the following:
- the LOC18589517 gene encoding uncharacterized protein LOC18589517: MENGGVEKQQGASYTYWVREAKEDAAPLPLPKKLTPQDILCNQSHHATLGSVWNRAGTWEEKNLNNWATQRIKELLKSVISLDFSCGKAEIADVTKCAGDAFLVTVRNKKRVGYTYELTLKIKGEWLLRDERKTVKGHIDIPEFSFGELDDLQMEVQLSEEKDLLQQDKLQIIQDLKLFLQPVREKLLQFEQELKDR; this comes from the exons ATGGAGAATGGAGGAGTGGAGAAGCAGCAGGGAGCATCCTACACTTATTGGGTGAGAGAAGCTAAAGAGGACGCCGCTCCCCTCCCTCTTCCCAAGAAACTCACCCCTCAAGACATCCTTTGCAACCAATCTCACCATGCAACTCTCGGTTCTGTCTGGAATCGG GCTGGAACTTGGGAGGAGAAAAACCTTAATAACTGGGCTACCCAGAGAATAAAG GAGTTGCTTAAATCAGTGATTTCCTTGGACTTCTCTTGCGGCAAGGCTGAAATCGCTGATGTAACAAAGTGTGCTGGCGAT GCATTTTTGGTGACTGTGCGAAACAAGAAGCGTGTTGGCTACACTTATGAGTTGACGTTAAAAATCAAAG GTGAGTGGCTTCTACGGGACGAGAGAAAAACTGTTAAGGGCCATATAGATATCCCAGAATTCTCGTTTGGTGAGCTGGATGATTTGCAG ATGGAGGTGCAGCTTAGTGAAGAGAAGGATCTTCTGCAGCAAGATAAGCTGCAGATTATCCAGGACTTGAAGCTATTTTTGCAGCCTGTCCGTGAGAAATTGCTTCAATTTGAACAGGAACTGAAAGATAGGTAG